The Lysobacter gummosus genome includes a region encoding these proteins:
- a CDS encoding dihydrofolate reductase family protein, with translation MRKLTLQMQMSVDGSVAAERDGWQLWGFDWRGPWAWDAALKQRFNATLDRIDGLVLSRPMAEEGFIDHWTAAAAHHPDDRDFDFTRKILALDKIVISDKIEQPCWPRTRIAGGGLAREVNALKAQPGKGLICYGGVGFASALTAAGLVDEFEFYLNPAAAGAGRSLFPQDGLALSLLDSQAYECGMIVNRYRPRDRG, from the coding sequence ATGCGCAAGCTGACCTTGCAGATGCAGATGTCCGTCGATGGCAGCGTCGCCGCCGAGCGCGACGGCTGGCAACTGTGGGGCTTCGACTGGCGCGGCCCCTGGGCCTGGGACGCGGCCTTGAAGCAGCGCTTCAACGCCACCTTGGACCGCATCGACGGTCTGGTGCTGAGCCGGCCGATGGCCGAGGAAGGCTTCATCGACCATTGGACGGCCGCCGCCGCGCATCATCCGGACGACCGCGATTTCGACTTCACGCGCAAGATCCTCGCCCTGGACAAGATCGTGATCAGCGACAAGATCGAACAGCCGTGCTGGCCGCGCACACGCATCGCCGGCGGCGGCCTGGCGCGGGAAGTGAACGCGCTCAAGGCCCAGCCCGGCAAGGGGCTGATCTGCTACGGCGGCGTCGGTTTCGCCTCGGCGCTGACCGCGGCCGGGCTGGTGGATGAATTCGAGTTCTATCTCAATCCCGCCGCGGCCGGCGCGGGTCGCTCGCTGTTTCCGCAGGACGGGCTGGCGCTGAGCCTGCTGGATTCGCAGGCCTACGAGTGCGGGATGATCGTCAACCGCTATCGGCCGCGCGATCGCGGCTGA
- a CDS encoding acyl-CoA-binding protein codes for MPLHPGAQERPPVSDIQSAFEQAAKDVQALPDRPDNDTLLRLYALYKQGAEGDVNGPKPGFFDFVGTAKYEAWEKLKGTAQDEAKKKYVDLVKKLRG; via the coding sequence ATGCCGCTTCACCCTGGTGCCCAGGAGAGGCCGCCCGTGTCCGACATCCAGTCCGCGTTCGAACAAGCCGCAAAAGACGTCCAAGCCCTGCCCGACCGTCCGGATAACGACACCCTGCTGCGCCTGTACGCGCTGTACAAGCAAGGCGCCGAAGGCGACGTCAACGGGCCCAAGCCTGGGTTCTTCGATTTCGTCGGCACCGCCAAGTACGAGGCCTGGGAAAAGCTCAAGGGCACCGCGCAGGACGAGGCGAAGAAGAAATACGTCGATCTGGTCAAGAAACTGCGCGGCTGA
- a CDS encoding SDR family oxidoreductase — translation MSYFVTGATGFIGRFLVSNLLKRKGTIHVLVRKDSQKKFDATAKKMGWDLKRVIPVAGDMTQPKCGLTAAQLRALNGKIKHFFHLAAIYDLTASAQAQRVANIDGTQHALDLAAAIAAGCFHHTSSIAAAGLYSGVFREDMFDEAEGLDDPYLRTKHDSEGLVRNEKRVKWRIYRPGMVVGHSQTGEMDKIDGPYYFFTFLKKLREMLPPWMPMLGLEGGRINIIPVDYVVDAMDHIAHKPKLDGHCFHLTDPEPQRVGEVLNTFARAGHTPEMTMRIDARMFAFVPAGIRGAVTNLPPVKRFIGMLLRDFKIPKEVMKFITYPTRFDNRETERALRGSGIKVPNLDSYAWRLWDYWERHLDPDLFVDRTLKGKVRNKVVVITGGSSGIGLATAEKVAAAGAVTVIVARGEAELFKARDEMKALGGKVFAYTADLADMADCDRLVKQVLADHGHVDILVNNAGRSIRRSIELSYDRFHDFERTMQLNYFGSLRLIMGFMPKMTERRKGHIINISSIGVLANSPRFSAYVASKAALDAWSRCAQGELSGKGISFTTINMPLVKTPMIAPTKMYDSVPTLTPDEAADLVVKGIIERPSRIATRLGIFASVVNALAPKAYEVVMSTAFELFPDSAAAKGDRKGLKDEHASNEQIAFASLMRGVHW, via the coding sequence ATGAGCTATTTCGTCACCGGCGCGACGGGTTTCATCGGTCGCTTTCTCGTCAGCAACTTGCTCAAACGCAAGGGCACGATCCACGTGCTGGTGCGCAAGGATTCGCAAAAGAAATTCGATGCCACCGCCAAGAAGATGGGCTGGGATCTCAAACGTGTGATCCCGGTCGCGGGCGACATGACCCAGCCCAAGTGCGGCCTCACCGCCGCGCAACTGCGCGCGTTGAACGGCAAGATCAAGCATTTCTTCCATCTGGCCGCGATCTACGACCTTACCGCCAGCGCGCAGGCCCAGCGCGTGGCCAACATCGACGGCACCCAGCACGCGCTGGACCTGGCCGCGGCCATCGCCGCCGGCTGCTTCCACCACACCAGTTCGATCGCCGCCGCCGGCCTGTATTCGGGCGTGTTCCGCGAGGACATGTTCGACGAGGCCGAAGGCCTGGACGATCCGTACCTGCGCACCAAACACGATTCCGAAGGCCTGGTCCGCAACGAAAAGCGGGTCAAGTGGCGCATCTATCGCCCGGGCATGGTGGTCGGCCATTCGCAGACCGGCGAGATGGACAAGATCGACGGCCCGTACTACTTCTTCACCTTCCTCAAGAAGCTGCGCGAGATGCTGCCGCCGTGGATGCCGATGCTGGGCCTGGAAGGCGGCCGCATCAACATCATCCCGGTGGACTACGTGGTCGATGCGATGGACCACATCGCGCACAAGCCCAAGCTCGACGGCCACTGCTTCCATTTGACCGATCCGGAGCCGCAGCGCGTCGGCGAGGTGCTCAACACCTTCGCCCGCGCCGGCCATACGCCGGAGATGACCATGCGCATCGACGCGCGCATGTTCGCCTTCGTGCCGGCCGGCATCCGCGGCGCGGTGACCAACCTGCCGCCGGTCAAGCGTTTCATCGGCATGCTGCTGCGCGACTTCAAGATCCCGAAGGAAGTGATGAAGTTCATCACCTATCCGACCCGGTTCGACAATCGCGAGACCGAGCGCGCGCTGCGCGGCAGCGGGATCAAGGTCCCGAACCTGGACAGCTACGCCTGGCGGCTGTGGGACTACTGGGAACGGCATCTGGACCCGGACCTGTTCGTCGATCGCACCCTCAAGGGGAAGGTCCGCAACAAGGTCGTGGTGATCACCGGCGGTTCCTCGGGCATCGGCCTTGCGACCGCGGAGAAGGTCGCCGCGGCCGGCGCGGTGACGGTGATCGTCGCGCGCGGCGAGGCCGAATTGTTCAAGGCCCGCGACGAGATGAAGGCGTTGGGCGGCAAGGTATTCGCCTACACCGCCGACTTGGCCGACATGGCCGATTGCGACCGCCTGGTCAAGCAGGTGCTGGCCGATCACGGCCACGTCGATATCCTGGTCAACAACGCCGGCCGTTCGATCCGGCGTTCGATCGAGCTCAGCTACGATCGCTTCCACGATTTCGAACGCACCATGCAGCTCAATTATTTCGGCAGCCTGCGCCTGATCATGGGCTTCATGCCGAAGATGACCGAGCGCCGCAAGGGCCACATCATCAACATCTCCTCGATCGGCGTGCTGGCCAATTCGCCGCGGTTCTCGGCCTACGTCGCCTCGAAGGCGGCGCTGGACGCATGGAGCCGCTGCGCCCAGGGCGAGTTGTCGGGCAAGGGCATCAGCTTCACCACCATCAACATGCCGCTGGTGAAGACCCCGATGATCGCGCCGACCAAGATGTACGACAGCGTGCCGACCCTGACCCCCGACGAAGCCGCCGACCTGGTGGTCAAGGGCATCATCGAACGCCCGAGCCGCATCGCCACCCGCCTGGGCATCTTCGCCTCGGTGGTCAACGCCCTGGCGCCGAAGGCCTACGAAGTGGTCATGAGCACCGCCTTCGAACTGTTCCCCGATTCCGCCGCCGCCAAGGGCGACAGAAAGGGCCTCAAGGACGAACACGCCAGCAACGAACAAATCGCCTTCGCCTCACTGATGCGCGGCGTGCACTGGTAA
- a CDS encoding TetR/AcrR family transcriptional regulator, with protein MAKQTRQRILDAALTMFNAQGEPNVTTNHIADELEISPGNLYYHFRNKDDIIEQLFARFEERMDAALAAPQGRLPGLEDIWLQLHLVFECIWDYRFLYRDLVEILSRNRRLRLRFARILKRADEQAHLVMRGLSQAGVMRASGDELAATATNVLVIATFWLNYAAARGDKDEHAAIRDGIVQVMMLLSPFLRDAERLHLNTLIRAYLD; from the coding sequence ATGGCGAAACAGACCCGCCAGCGCATCCTCGATGCTGCGTTGACCATGTTCAACGCGCAGGGCGAGCCCAACGTCACCACCAACCATATCGCCGACGAGCTGGAGATCAGCCCGGGCAATCTGTACTACCACTTCCGCAACAAGGACGACATCATCGAGCAGTTGTTCGCGCGCTTCGAGGAGCGCATGGACGCCGCGCTCGCCGCGCCCCAGGGGCGCCTGCCCGGACTCGAGGACATCTGGCTGCAGTTGCACCTGGTGTTCGAATGCATCTGGGACTACCGCTTCCTGTACCGCGATCTGGTCGAGATCCTCAGCCGCAACCGCCGCCTGCGCCTGCGCTTCGCGCGCATCCTCAAGCGCGCCGATGAACAGGCGCATCTGGTCATGCGGGGTTTGTCGCAGGCCGGAGTCATGCGGGCTTCCGGGGATGAATTGGCCGCGACCGCGACCAATGTGCTGGTCATCGCGACCTTCTGGCTCAACTACGCCGCCGCGCGCGGCGACAAGGACGAACACGCGGCGATCCGCGACGGCATCGTCCAGGTGATGATGCTGCTCTCGCCGTTCCTTCGCGATGCCGAACGGCTGCATCTGAATACGCTGATCCGGGCTTATCTGGACTGA